In Macaca fascicularis isolate 582-1 chromosome 12, T2T-MFA8v1.1, the genomic stretch TCCAgatcttctgcccatttttcaATTAGCTTGTTCATATTTGTATTGCTGACTTTCAGAAGTTCTTTGTATACTTTAGATAACAATCTTATCAAATATAGATAACAATCTTTTATCAAATAAGCTTttacaatattttctcccagtctgtggcttgtcttctcattttcttgacCATGTCTTAAACAGAGCAGATTTTTAGTGAAGTCCACCTTACCAATTATTTCTTTAACATATCATGCCTTTGGCACTGAATCTAAAAGGTTGTCACCAAACCCAAGGTTATCTACATTGcttcctatgttatcttctaggagtcctattttatatttaggtctatgatccatttcaaattaattttgtgAAGGATTTAAGATCTgcgtccagcttttttttttttttttttttttggcatatggATGATTTGGTTGTTGCAGCACTCAGTGTTGAAAAGACTATATATATGTGGTTTGGATTTTTAAACTAGTCTGATCATCTCTGCCTTTCAATTGTTATTTTTAGTCCATTTTTCTTTCAGGTAATTTTTCATACAGAggctttttcatatgtttgttttctaattgtcCCTCCCAACCCCCAATGTTCttcctttcctgtcttcttctgggtTAAATGTGTCTGATTCCTTTCCTCATAAGTCATACTTGCATTATCTCCCTAGTGGCTGctgctctatttttaaaatcttttccctCCATTTTTCAGATTGGACACATCTATAGATTTATGTTCAAGTTCACTAATCCTATCTTTTCCAACATTCAGTAGTCCACacaatgaatttttcatttcacgTCTTGTACATTTCAGTtattgattttccatttttattttacaatttccatttctctgaaattctttttttgttcactagttttttcctttattttattggGCATACTTAAATAGCTACTTTAAAGTTctattattaatttctattaagaaatgctgggtcttttttttttttcttgattatgggtcagattttcctgcttctttgtatggctagtaattttttaattgaacgGTAGGCATTGTGATTAATAACTTGTAAGGCATCTGGCTTATCTTTCTTTAAAaggtattgttttatttcttgttaaAGGGGACTATTTCTGTTTGAACTTAGTCAAATGTGGTCCATAGGCTggctgcctatttttgtaaatgaagttttattggatatagccatgcccatttgtttaatattaatatattatctggcttcttttgtgCTATAatagcagagctgagtagttgtgacaTAGACCctatgtgtcttagtccattcaggatggtataacaaaataccagagactAGTATGGAGTATTTATAAGACTGAGTGTTTATCAATAACacagatttatttctcatggttctggaggctgggaagtccaagtttAAGGCATGAGCATATATGGTATCTTGTGAAGGCCTGCTTTGTGGTTCACAGCTTTTCAATGTGGCCCCACATGTCAGTAGGggcaagggagctctctggggtctcttttatgaGAGCACTAATACTCTAATATCATCACCAAagcccccacctccaaataccaccacgttggggattaggtttcaatatatgaatttggagaaGCCACAAACATCCTAGCTCACAAGCCTAAGTCATAGCCCTTTAAGAAAACACTTGCCAACCCTTGCATAGGGTATGCTACTGATTCCTAAGGTGTCACATTTCTTGAGTAGTAACTAAATACAGAAGTGTTCAATGAGATTGCTCCACTCAGGCTGCAATTCCAAGGATTCTAAGTACTGTATAATTTCTGGTGTCACTGTTCAACCCTTAAGTCCTAGAGGAAGTAATCGTTTGCTAAGACTTTGCAGAGCCTCATCCTGGACATGCACATCCCAGTACCTTTGACAAGTCTCATGCAGATTTCTGCCTCTCTTCCCAATCTTGAACTCTATCTTATAAATTTCAGCTGTTTTAGTACCCAAACCTCTGTTCCATCAGAGTTGCCACTCTCTGACTCTCCTGGGGCTCAACTCCCATGGTAATGCTGGAAAATACCCCCAGGTAGAATCCCACAATGACCATCTGGGGGAGTTAACatcttgtgtttttcttctctcaggGATCACAATCCAGTGTTGCTTGTTGCTCTATGCCTGAAAATACATGGCAAcatatattttgtccagttttaaaACTGGTTTTGGCAAATGCACAAATCTGGCACTAGTTACTTTGTTAGGGTAAGAAAAAGCTGTTTTTGCAAAACAAAAGGTcttaaaaaacacagaatattctGATGGTTCCACTGATGGTTCCACTCATAGCCTTTCATTTATCTGACACTCATTGAGTTCTCCAAGTAACTTTTTTCAGGTTAACCATGTCCAATTCTCTTAACCATCCTTCACAGTAAAAAATAGACACTACAAAAAATCATAACATGGTGATGATGAACAACCAAGACAGTCCCCATCTTCAGTTTAGGCTAGTAAGCAAGACAGACACCACATatatctgtttcctttttaaaagtaacatGTCTGAGTTTGCAGCATGAAGTAGGGCATACGGAACTAAAGGCAATTAAAAGCAGAAGACTGCCTTTCCTTTCTTACTCTCATATCACTCTCATTAGGGGTAGGAACAGATATAGTATTATAAGAAACTAGGTAGAATTTATAGAATAATATATGGTGGTAGACCTGGCAAACATCACCTCCTCTGGACATCTTTAAttacaaactattaaaaaaaaatgaatgagatgcACGTAAGCTTTTGCCTTAAGATCAGTggtttcaggccaggcacagtggctcatgccagtaatccaggcactttgggaggctaaggtgggcagatcacttgaccccaggagttcaagaccagcctgggcaaaatggcaaaaccctgtctctacaaaaaattagctaggcatggtggcttgtgcctgcagGCCAGCTAcccagtaggctgaggtgggaggatcacttgaaccatggctacagtgagccatgattgcatcctTTACTCCAGcctaacagagtaagaccctgtcttaaaaaaaaaaaaagtgttttcagaaacaaattttatgaatttttagaGCTATGTTTTTAGTCCCAAAACTAAGATACAATCAGGGACCATTAATCTCATTTATAGAGATTTACCTGTGCTTCTTACAGGTTAGTCCTCTTTAAAATGAAGCTGTCTTGTATTGTTTTAGTTATCCTTAAGTCCCTTAAGAGAAGTTCATTCTGTGATAACACACACTTGGGAGGCTTAGAAGGCACATCACAAACATTGTCATCTATTTACTGACGAAACATCAAACAAGGGTAGGAATGATACATTTAGTAGGAAAAACTTTTAACCTTAATCTGAGCTTTTGTACAATTTCACAGGGAACAGTCAGAAGGAAAAATAGGTGGCTTTGCTATATGTAATCTATACTGTTTAGAAGTGGCACTAGAGTAAAGCAAACATTGTTTATTACTCTTTCAGTTGTAAATACGTGACCAGGGGATAAAGCCAGACTCTTAACAGTAGTCGCAGGTCTGTAGGCTCATGAGGTTTCGGGAGGAACAAATTTTGATGTGCTTGTTTTGCTTGACAGCATAGATCAGgactcagcaaacattttctgtaaagggtcagacagtaaatattttaagctttgtgggCCACATAGTCTGTCACAATTATTCACTTCTGCTGTCGTAGTATGAATGCAGCCATGGATACATGTAAACACGTGAGCATGACTGTATAAAAATAGGTAGCTGGAATTTGGCCCACTGGTTTGCTAACCCTTGGTATAGATAAATCTAAGCTAGCAAGAATTGAATTTTTTCAGTTTAATAAAATTTGCAAgatcttgaaaaaaatgttttcctgttttgCAAGTTGCCATTTTTATTAAGTGATTATCTTTTTCTTCCACTGGTAAGATAAAGCTGTTTGTCTTTACCTCAGATTTCTTCCACGTGACCAAAGTGATGCCACTCAATCATACACTGTTTTGCATTCTGTAACTTCAAAATGAAACCTACCTTCTCTTGACAGGTAAACTACATGTGAAGAGTGGTGAAAGGGAACATTGAATACTGAAGTGGCCTGGAGAGGGAAAGCACTGGTTAACATCACATGGAcaaatttcattgttttctaaagATGGCCTGGAAGTAGTCTGCCACTGCTTCCTCCACAAACAGCTCTTCATAACATGGGCTGCATGAAATCAAAGCAAACTTTCCCATTTCCTACCATATATGAAGGTGAGAAGCAGCATGAGAGTGAAGAACCCTTTATGCCAGAAGAGAGATGTCTACCTAAGATGACTTCTCCAGTTAATGTCAAAGAGGAAGTGAAGGAACCCCCAGGGACCAATATTGTGATCTTGGAATATGCACACCGCCTGTCTCAGGATATCTTGTGTGATGCCTTGCAGCAATGGGCATGCAATAATATCAAGTACCATGACATTCCATATATTGAGAGTGAGGGGCCTTGAGGCTGTAGGATGACAACACTTTGACTGTGGAGGTGCTAGTTTGAATACAtgcgacaaaagcaaaaactggtGTGAAAAAGTACAAATACCTATCtggatttaaaaatgtgtctACGATAATGTCACTAGTATAAGAACACCTAGGATGAAATGCATTTTAAGTACTTCTATGTTAACAGAAATTTCTCTCTGTTTACTCTTAGATTTTAGTCATCTGAAGGGCTGAACAGAGGTCCTGTGATACCCAATAATCAACTGAATGTCATAGCACTTCTTCCTAAGTAATGGCATCACCAAAGAAAATGCTAAGGAATAAAAACTGCCCCAAATTCCAATGGTTATTTTAAAGGTTGtcctttaaaataacaatttttttaaatttatacccAAAAAAGTCCAGATATGAAAAGggcttttctaaaatttcttggCACAGGAATGGCACTCAAATCATAGTGATTAACAGTAAGTCTTGTTTGTCAAGGATCTCTACTTCTTGACACAAATGAACCCTGTCTTtaataagatatttatttttgtagatgagAAGTGTAACTACCACCTTGGACCTCAGGGCCCTAACTAATTACAGCTGTTATTGGACGACTCAGACTTTGCCGACTTTGTGCCTAAAGCCATCTTAAAGATAACAGTTTATAGAAGCCATGACATTAGTGTTTATTGCATTGAATTAAGAAGCCCAGTGATATAACTATACAAGAAAACAAGTATGGGTACCGTTTATAAAGAGCAATCCAGTGAatcttaaaaataacagaaacttgGTCTGCAAGGTAGAAAGTTTCAGTTTTAATTGTGTATTAAGCTTTACTATCTCAGAGGTACAGAGAGCTGGAATATGGGCATTTATTCCCAGTTTTTTCTTGACTAGTGAGGCGGTCGCCATTAAAATTACTGTGAGACCAGATAATGCATGAAGATTTACAGTTGTATCGCAAAACGGAAAAGATAAAACTGTCCTTTGAGGAGAGTACTcgttttctgggtttttgttattttttagtggTAACACAAGCCTATAGG encodes the following:
- the C12H2orf88 gene encoding small membrane A-kinase anchor protein isoform X2 codes for the protein MGCMKSKQTFPFPTIYEGEKQHESEEPFMPEERCLPKMTSPVNVKEEVKEPPGTNIVILEYAHRLSQDILCDALQQWACNNIKYHDIPYIESEGP